The sequence GGACGAGGTGCTGTTGATGCTGGCCTGGGTGCCCCGGGACCTGGAGCTGGTGATCACCGGGCGAAATGCCCATCCCAAAGTGGTCAAGCTGGCCGACCTGGTGTCGGAGGTCAAAGAGGTGAAGCACTACTATCAGCAGGGGGTGCAGGCCCGGAGGGGGATAGAATTCTAAACCAAAATCAAAAATCAAAGATAAAATATTGTCTGATGAGAAAAAATAGGATTGCCATTATTTAATCTGCGTAATCCGCGTAAATCCGCGTCCCATTTAAGAAAACATAAATTCAGCATATAATCAAGGAGCTTCATGGAAGGACTGATCAAAAAGGCCCTGGGCAAAGGGCAGGCCGACTACATAGAGATCCGGCTGGAGGATAAGGCCGTCACCAGCGTGGTCTATTCCGGCAGGGAACTGGACAGCGCCGGGGCCAACACCACCAAGGGCGGCAACGTCCGGGCCCTGTACAAGGGAGGCTGGGGCTTCGTCTCCTTCAACTCGATGGACCAGCTGGAGGCCAAGGTGGCCGAGGCCTGCCAGGCGGCCCGTTTGGTGGGCAAGGGCAAAAGCGTTCTGGCCAAGGTCCCCAAGGTCAATGCCGACATCCGGGTCAGCCTAAAGGACGACCCCCGGAAGATCTCCCTGGCCCAGAAGGTGGCGCTGGCCAAAAAGTACAACCAGATCATCATCGGCTCCAAGGGCATCATCAGCTCCGGGGTGCGCTACGAGGACGTCTTTAAAAAGCAGACCTTCGCCAACACCGAGGGCAGCTACATCACCGAGGAGCGGGTCTACTGCGGGGCGGCCTTTTCGGCGGTGGCCAAGGACGGGGCCAACGTCCAGCGGGCCCACGACTCGGTGGGCGGCACCGAAGGCTACCACACCGTACTGAAGCTGGAGAAGAACGCCCAGCAGACGGTCAGGGACGCCCTGGGACTGCTGAAGGCCGAGAAGGTCTCCTCCGGCAAATACACGGTGGTGATGGACCCCAAGATGTGCGGGGTGTTCGCCCACGAGGCTTTTGGCCACCTGTCCGAGGCCGACCACATCTCGGAGAATGCCAAGCTTAAGAAGATGATGACCCTGGGCCGGAGGTTCGGCACCAGCGCCCTGTCCATTCTGGACGACGCCACCATCAAGGGCCAGCGGGGTCACTACTATTACGACGAGGAGGGGGTGGCCTCCCATAAGAATTATTTGATCAAGAACGGCATCCTGGTGGGCCGGCTGCACTCCCGCCAGACCGCCGGAAGGATGAACGAAAAAGCCACCGGCAGCGCCCGGGCCATAAGCTACCAGTTCGGGCCCATCGTCCGGATGGGCTGCACCTACATCGAGCCCCGGGACTATAGTTTTGCCAAGATGATCGGGGAGATCAAGCACGGGCTGTACGTGGTCTCGGCCCTGGGCGGGATGACCGAGCTGGAGATGTTCACCTTCTCGGCCATGAAGGCCTACCTGATCAAGAACGGCAGGCTGGGACCGATGGTCAGGGACGTGATCCTGACCGGCAACGTCTTTGAGACGCTGA is a genomic window of bacterium containing:
- a CDS encoding TldD/PmbA family protein, which translates into the protein MEGLIKKALGKGQADYIEIRLEDKAVTSVVYSGRELDSAGANTTKGGNVRALYKGGWGFVSFNSMDQLEAKVAEACQAARLVGKGKSVLAKVPKVNADIRVSLKDDPRKISLAQKVALAKKYNQIIIGSKGIISSGVRYEDVFKKQTFANTEGSYITEERVYCGAAFSAVAKDGANVQRAHDSVGGTEGYHTVLKLEKNAQQTVRDALGLLKAEKVSSGKYTVVMDPKMCGVFAHEAFGHLSEADHISENAKLKKMMTLGRRFGTSALSILDDATIKGQRGHYYYDEEGVASHKNYLIKNGILVGRLHSRQTAGRMNEKATGSARAISYQFGPIVRMGCTYIEPRDYSFAKMIGEIKHGLYVVSALGGMTELEMFTFSAMKAYLIKNGRLGPMVRDVILTGNVFETLKNIDAIGDDLELHGGLGGCGKDGQMPLPVSDGGPHIRVKDVVVGGK